One part of the Tunicatimonas pelagia genome encodes these proteins:
- a CDS encoding SDR family NAD(P)-dependent oxidoreductase, producing the protein MNQSDHKVAVVTGAGGTLCSAMAKNLAKQGYRVALLGRTLEKLQAVEKEIQASDGIAISVIADVADEAAIREAHQTITQELGSCSVLINGAGGNQSEALTNIPAYDERELLDDDSVKGFFNLDMGVFQSVIDINTMGTVIPCFVFGRGMAREKRGNIINFASMTSYRPITKVAAYAMAKNGIVSFTQWLAAYLAPVNIRVNAIAPGFFLNDRSRKIMFNEDGGQTERAQNIMQQTPMNRFGEAKELLGCMNWLINDQNAGFVTGITVPIDGGFLSCPGV; encoded by the coding sequence ATGAACCAATCTGATCATAAAGTAGCTGTAGTCACCGGAGCGGGCGGAACGCTCTGCTCAGCAATGGCCAAAAATCTGGCAAAGCAGGGCTATCGAGTAGCTTTACTGGGGCGAACGTTAGAAAAGTTACAAGCGGTAGAAAAAGAAATTCAGGCCAGCGATGGCATAGCCATTTCTGTCATCGCCGATGTGGCTGACGAGGCTGCGATCCGAGAAGCCCATCAGACAATTACCCAAGAGTTGGGCTCTTGCTCAGTACTGATTAATGGAGCTGGCGGTAATCAAAGTGAAGCACTGACCAACATTCCAGCTTACGACGAGCGAGAGTTGCTGGATGACGATTCGGTGAAGGGCTTCTTCAATCTGGACATGGGTGTTTTTCAGAGTGTCATTGACATCAATACGATGGGCACGGTGATTCCTTGCTTTGTATTTGGGCGGGGTATGGCTCGAGAAAAGCGAGGTAACATTATCAACTTTGCTTCCATGACGAGCTATCGGCCCATTACCAAAGTAGCTGCTTACGCAATGGCCAAGAATGGGATTGTGAGCTTCACCCAGTGGCTGGCTGCTTACCTGGCTCCGGTCAATATTCGGGTTAACGCCATTGCTCCCGGCTTTTTTCTGAACGACCGCAGCCGAAAGATTATGTTCAACGAAGACGGGGGGCAAACCGAGCGCGCTCAGAATATTATGCAGCAAACCCCAATGAACCGCTTCGGCGAAGCTAAGGAGCTACTGGGCTGTATGAACTGGCTGATTAACGATCAGAATGCCGGATTTGTAACGGGAATTACCGTACCGATAGACGGAGGATTTTTGTCCTGCCCAGGAGTATAG